The following proteins are co-located in the Manihot esculenta cultivar AM560-2 chromosome 9, M.esculenta_v8, whole genome shotgun sequence genome:
- the LOC110621992 gene encoding transcriptional activator DEMETER isoform X1: MDTGKENQKELQVEDSWIPKTPLKPNLPTPQVIYTTTENELGLKGLSPGFSQESRDGRLSACLDSAANGNWKAALEAQKGITVDSAETCRGFPINSTARCNFTSLLALQDRASATTTSAFRSNLPFINGNYSQESQCKLNPFYLSGSTQTPPHGPAYDLNSPADGKATSCIFHLTPEKDSTLGCRQVTQVHYNYRDQRENQQRNVLQNETSITAVDTNSLQTGRELQKLAKDSLSTAVCTITKENHNPETPQQKPRRKKHRPKVVTEGRPRSRKPVTAKPASSTETPTLKRKYVRKKPLDNTPNLPLAESKINPTGKRRYVRKKPLNKASATPPVEAAGESINPKALDPANKSCRRSLNFDTQAKLGDDDSKCKPNANKDSQPQAQLRNQSKSTVDIGQGIEVIVKTTQACIACDLADSVNQMLKEYISLPEKQAPSAAYELIEGENHTVLPLPAKTHPPGEEQNDNSQESHAKEENQVTGTVQQKTTQIMLPADTERPSVDPDGSTCRTCTILPDEGKENGSKRKLFSSIQQPDSCSTNLSGIQYNSLPTYQRTLSSILKKKTEKGQNSAASGKSCMTFAKDIGRTVMTCPPKDARVDPSISTSNYLISAPCTANADAHGETGSLQSEKQNSGPNANQKKRSTKKRPRGPTQIQDLAQVTKMRGLMRQTYTVGLIPADYNVQQVEDSNRPHECIEALAEEMCGTLTTKRSKKNVSLINSTSSPTNWEQSHGKIILCNQSQFLAQSLGTPPEVIWGISHVDAIVEQLQHLNINRENGGIAYKEQSALVPYYIGNEQNALVLYRRDGTIIPFADSFVPIKKRRPRPKVHLDEETNKVWKLLMGNINGEGIDGTDEEKEKWWEEERKVFHGRANSFIARMHLVQGDRRFSQWKGSVVDSVIGVFLTQNVSDHLSSSAFMSLAARFPLKSANNQCFEERTSSVIEKPIACMPDLEEAIKWNGTPNQSICDQSSMTLHESELDEEQEVVNSNASSTSSIGIISSISGLETYYESKVNRLTTDTTKTANNGYTREKRSEINDAFSSQNSVISSQNSVDSPTAQAAERKESFSGNSEAEDLIDRSKFNSWNSSSSFMELLIKAGSNKLHEVQSHGYDRVFPDQNSKDECNKTQNAGNDFHMHKKYNVDCPRSTLEASAIPSNNCQSHLISNLGGVGFEYYEMFTEETRCYEISKNHRRNSVKEPSLFTSECTSQTTDENNMTIAAQEASISPTPNNPSCSKFQGKHTTTQTQGKLVEDLPIFSKSLDQMQNNEMQENLYVSLSNPGESLDIVESSSGLNPQQKNSPKTTELDLIERGLAEIKETKEMNAATRKAKSRRVGKEIREHVDWDELRKQAEANEKKRQRTQNTMDSLDWEAVRCADVNEIANAIKERGMNNVLAERIKNFLNRLVREHGSIDLEWLRDVPPDKAKEYLLSIRGLGLKSVECVRLLTLHHLAFPVDTNVGRIAVRLGWVPLQPLPESLQLHLLELYPVLESIQKHLWPRLCKLDQRTLYELHYQMITFGKVFCTKSKPNCNACPMRGECRHFASAFASARLALPGPEEKGIVSATENRTVKQNPTVMSDQLPLPLPQATEPSEGNQQSESNRYLAVINCEPIVEEPSSPEPECPQVTEADMEDTFCEDPDEIPTIKLNIEEFTQNLQNYMQENMELQEGDMSKALVALTSEAASIPTPKLKHVSRLRTEHQVYELPDSHPLLQGLDRREPDDPCSYLLAIWTPGETANSIQPPESRCNSQEYGKLCDEKTCFSCNCKREANSQIVRGTLLIPCRTAMRGSFPLNGTYFQVNEVFADHDSSLNPIDVPRTWIWNLPRRTVYFGTSIPTIFKGLTTEGIQHCFWRGYVCVRGFDQKTRAPRPLIARLHFPASKLNKAKGKNSNDSQMVP, encoded by the exons ATGGATACAGGCAAAGAGAACCAAAAAGAGTTGCAGGTGGAGGATTCGTGGATTCCAAAAACTCCTTTGAAGCCCAATCTACCAACACCACAGGTGATCTACACAACCACAGAAAACGAGTTGGGATTAAAAGGATTGTCACCTGGTTTTTCTCAAGAGAGTAGAGATGGAAGGTTGAGCGCATGTTTAGATTCCGCCGCCAATGGCAACTGGAAAGCAGCTTTAGAAGCTCAAAAGGGCATTACAGTTGACAGTGCTGAAACATGCAGAGGATTTCCCATCAACAGTACAGCCAGATGCAACTTTACATCTCTTTTGGCTCTTCAAGATCGAGCCTCAGCAACCACTACGAGTGCATTCAGATCAAATCTCCCTTTTATTAATGGCAATTACTCGCAGGAATCCCAGTGTAAGCTCAATCCATTTTATCTCTCTG GCAGTACACAAACGCCGCCTCATGGACCTGCTTACGACCTTAACTCACCAGCAGACGGCAAGGCGACGTCTTGTATATTTCACTTAACACCAGAGAAGGACTCAACACTGGGATGCAGACAAGTCACTCAAGTGCACTATAACTACAGAGATCAAAGAGAGAATCAGCAAAGAAATGTGCTGCAGAATGAAACTTCTATAACAGCAGTTGACACCAACAGCCTCCAAACTGGCAGAGAACTCCAAAAGCTGGCAAAAGATTCATTGTCTACTGCTGTTTGTACAATAACCAAGGAGAATCACAATCCTGAAACACCACAGCAGAAACCAAGGAGGAAAAAGCACAGGCCAAAAGTAGTCACAGAAGGCAGGCCTAGGAGTAGAAAACCAGTTACTGCAAAGCCTGCTTCTTCCACTGAAACGCCAACCTTAAAGAGGAAGTATGTGCGAAAGAAACCACTTGACAACACCCCAAATCTGCCCCTGGCAGAATCTAAAATAAACCCAACAGGTAAAAGGCGTTATGTGCGAAAGAAACCACTCAATAAAGCCTCAGCAACTCCCCCAGTAGAAGCAGCCGGAGAATCTATTAATCCAAAGGCACTAGATCCTGCCAATAAGTCATGCAGAAGGTCGTTAAATTTTGACACTCAAGCAAAACTGGGAGATGACGACTCCAAATGTAAGCCAAATGCTAACAAAGATTCTCAGCCACAAGCACAACTAAGAAATCAATCAAAATCAACCGTGGATATTGGGCAAGGAATTGAAGTAATCGTAAAAACTACACAAGCATGCATTGCATGTGATCTTGCAGATTCTGTGAACCAAATGCTTAAAGAGTATATCTCATTGCCTGAAAAACAAGCACCAAGTGCAGCTTATGAGCTCATTGAAGGAGAAAATCACACAGTACTTCCTCTTCCTGCAAAGACTCATCCTCCAGGGGAAGAACAGAATGACAACTCACAGGAGAGCCACGCCAAAGAGGAAAACCAAGTGACTGGTACTGTACAGCAGAAAACCACACAGATCATGTTGCCAGCTGACACTGAACGGCCATCAGTAGATCCAGATGGCTCCACCTGCAGAACCTGCACAATTTTGCCagatgaaggaaaagaaaatggatcaaaAAGGAAGCTTTTCAGTTCCATTCAACAGCCAGATTCCTGCAGCACAAATCTATCTGGGATTCAGTACAATTCTTTACCTACGTACCAGAGAACACTTTCAAgcattttaaagaaaaagactGAAAAGGGACAAAATTCAGCTGCATCCGGCAAATCCTGTATGACTTTTGCAAAAGACATAGGAAGAACAGTAATGACATGCCCACCAAAGGATGCCAGAGTAGATCCTTCTATCTCAACATCCAATTATTTGATTTCTGCCCCATGCACTGCTAATGCAGATGCACATGGAGAAACAGGCAGCCTTCAGTCTGAAAAGCAAAATTCTGGCCCCAATGCCAACCAAAAGAAGAGGTCAACAAAAAAGAGACCCCGAGGTCCTACTCAaattcaagatttggctcaagTAACCAAAATGAGGGGCCTGATGCGTCAAACTTACACAGTTGGACTCATACCAGCAGATTATAATGTACAGCAAGTTGAGGACTCAAATAGACCTCATGAATGTATAGAGGCTTTAGCAGAAGAAATGTGTGGAACACTGACAACAAAGAGAAGTAAGAAGAACGTCTCTCTAATTAATTCCACATCCTCCCCCACAAATTGGGAGCAATCACATGGGAAAATCATCTTATGCAATCAGAGCCAATTCTTAGCCCAGTCACTAG GTACTCCTCCAGAAGTAATATGGGGCATATCTCACGTTGATGCTATAGTTGAGCAATTACAGCATCTAAACATTAATAGGGAAAATGGTGGCATAGCATATAAAGAACAGAGTGCTCTTGTTCCTTACTATATTGGAAATGAACAGAATGCACTTGTTCTTTATAGAAGAGATGGCACTATTATACCCTTTGCTGACTCATTTGTACCCATCAAGAAACGACGTCCACGACCTAAAGTTCACCTCGATGAAGAAACTAACAAAGTATGGAAACTTCTAATGGGAAACATCAATGGTGAAGGCATTGATGGAACTGATGAAGAGAAGGAGAAGTGGTGGGAAGAAGAACGAAAAGTTTTCCATGGGCGTGCGAACTCATTTATAGCACGAATGCATCTTGTACAAG GGGATAGGCGCTTCTCTCAATGGAAGGGATCAGTTGTTGACTCGGTGATTGGAGTATTTCTTACCCAAAATGTCTCTGACCATCTTTCTAG TTCTGCATTCATGTCACTTGCTGCACGTTTTCCTTTGAAGTCGGCTAACAATCAATGCTTTGAAGAAAGAACAAGCTCAGTAATTGAGAAACCAATAGCATGCATGCCAGATCTAGAAGAAGCCATAAAATGGAATGGGACACCAAATCAATCAATTTGTGACCAAAGTTCCATGACCCTCCATGAGTCTGAGCTTGATGAGGAACAAGAGGTAGTGAATAGCAATGCATCCTCTACAAGCAGTATTGGGATTATTAGCTCTATAAGTGGCTTAGAGACATACTATGAATCAAAGGTAAACAGATTAACAACAGATACCACCAAGACAGCAAATAATGGTTATACAAGGGAAAAGAGAAGCGAGATAAATGATGCATTTTCATCTCAAAATTCTGTTATTTCATCTCAAAACTCTGTGGATTCACCAACTGCTCAAGCTGCTGAAAGAAAAGAATCATTCTCAGGGAACTCAGAAGCAGAAGATTTAATTGATAGATCTAAATTCAATAGTTGGAACAGCTCTAGTTCTTTTATGGAGCTTTTAATAAAGGCTGGATCTAACAAGCTACATGAAGTCCAGAGCCATGGATATGACAGAGTCTTTCCTGATCAGAACTCAAAAGATGAGTGTAACAAAACCCAAAATGCAGGAAATGACTTCCACATGCATAAGAAATACAATGTAGATTGTCCTAGAAGCACCTTAGAAGCATCTGCAATTCCATCCAATAACTGTCAATCGCATCTTATTTCCAACTTAGGAGGCGTGGGATTTGAGTACTATGAGATGTTTACCGAGGAAACAAGATGTTATGAAATATCAAAGAACCACAGAAGAAACTCTGTGAAAGAACCAAGTTTATTTACATCAGAATGTACCAGTCAAACTACAGATGAAAATAATATGACCATTGCTGCTCAAGAAGCATCCATATCTCCAACTCCAAATAATCCATCATGCAGCAAGTTTCAAGGCAAGCACACAACCACACAAACTCAAGGAAAGCTTGTTGAAGACCTTCCCATTTTCAGCAAATCATTGGATCAGATGCAAAACAATGAAATGCAGGAAAATCTGTACGTGTCACTGTCAAACCCAGGAGAAAGCTTAGATATTGTGGAAAGTAGCAGCGGACTTAATCCACAACAAAAGAATTCACCAAAAACAACAGAACTAGACTTGATTGAACGTGGCCTTGCAGAAATTAAGGAGACTAAAGAAATGAATGCTGCCACCAGAAAAGCAAAAAGCAGAAGGGTTGGAAAGGAGATAAGAGAACATGTTGACTGGGATGAGTTAAGAAAACAGGCAGAAGCAAATGAGAAGAAAAGACAAAGAACACAGAACACAATGGACTCATTGGACTGGGAAGCTGTAAGATGTGCAGATGTTAATGAGATTGCCAATGCAATCAAGGAGCGTGGGATGAACAATGTGCTTGCAGAACGTATAAAG AATTTTCTTAATCGACTGGTTAGAGAACACGGAAGCATTGATCTGGAATGGCTGAGAGATGTTCCACCAGACAAAGCGAA AGAGTATCTACTAAGCATAAGGGGACTGGGACTGAAAAGTGTGGAGTGTGTACGGCTTCTCACACTTCACCATCTTGCTTTTCCA GTTGACACAAATGTTGGACGTATAGCTGTACGATTGGGCTGGGTCCCTCTTCAGCCACTGCCCGAATCACTTCAATTACACCTTCTAGAGCT GTACCCTGTGCTGGAATCAATTCAAAAACATCTTTGGCCCCGACTGTGCAAGCTTGACCAGAGAACACT GTATGAACTGCATTACCAGATGATCACTTTTGGAAAG GTATTCTGTACCAAAAGCAAGCCCAATTGCAATGCCTGTCCAATGCGAGGAGAATGCAGACACTTCGCTAGTGCATTTGCCAG TGCAAGACTCGCCTTACCTGGGCCAGAAGAAAAAGGTATAGTGAGTGCAACTGAAAACAGGACAGTTAAGCAAAACCCTACTGTGATGAGTGATCAACTGCCACTGCCGCTACCCCAGGCCACTGAACCATCAGAAGGAAATCAGCAGTCAGAATCCAACAGATATCTTGCAGTCATTAATTGTGAACCTATTGTTGAAGAGCCATCATCACCAGAACCAGAATGCCCTCAAGTCACAGAAGCTGATATGGAAGATACCTTCTGTGAGGATCCTGATGAAATTCCGACAATCAAACTGAATATTGAAGAGTTCACTCAAAATTTGCAGAACTACATGCAAGAAAATATGGAACTTCAAGAAGGTGATATGTCAAAAGCGTTGGTTGCTCTGACATCGGAAGCAGCTTCCATTCCCACACCCAAGCTCAAGCATGTAAGTCGGCTGCGAACAGAGCACCAAGT TTACGAACTTCCAGACAGCCACCCTCTTCTGCAAGGG TTGGATAGACGAGAACCTGATGATCCATGCTCTTACCTTCTTGCTATATGGACACCGG GTGAAACGGCAAATTCCATTCAGCCACCTGAAAGTAGATGCAACTCGCAAGAATATGGCAAATTGTGTGATGAGAAGACATGTTTCTCTTGCAACTGTAAACGTGAAGCAAATTCACAAATTGTTCGAGGGACACTTTTG ATACCATGTCGAACGGCAATGAGAGGGAGCTTTCCCCTGAATGGCACATATTTTCAAGTTAATGAG GTTTTTGCGGACCATGACTCTAGTTTGAACCCAATTGACGTTCCTAGAACCTGGATATGGAACCTACCAAGACGAACGGTTTACTTTGGGACATCAATACCAACAAtatttaaag GTTTGACAACAGAAGGTATTCAACACTGTTTTTGGAGAG GATATGTTTGCGTGAGAGGATTTGACCAGAAGACACGGGCACCTCGTCCTTTGATAGCCAGGCTGCATTTCCCCGCCAGCAAGTTAAACAAGGCAAAAGGCAAGAATTCTAATGATTCGCAAATGGTGCCTTAA